The following are encoded in a window of Corynebacterium argentoratense DSM 44202 genomic DNA:
- a CDS encoding ABC transporter permease, producing the protein MNRFKHLTPAVIAAYVVIIIVLAWALAPGVFTQFSPTQGHSQALLPPSREHIFGTDAIGRDLFARVVYGTRHSLAGALIAVAVGLTVGTLIGLIAGTQGGVIDTLLMRGVDVLLAIPALLLSLSVIIVLGFGTINSAIAVGVTSVAFFSRLVRTEVQRVTRTDYVEAAYGSGASKLAVLTRHILPNSLTPVLAMAALQFGNAILQISVLGFLGYGTPPPTPEWGLLIADSRNYIATSWWLTILPGAVIVAVVLSANQLSSAYRKAL; encoded by the coding sequence ATGAATCGTTTCAAACATCTGACCCCCGCAGTTATCGCGGCGTACGTTGTCATCATCATTGTGCTGGCGTGGGCCCTCGCGCCGGGCGTGTTCACCCAATTTTCGCCCACCCAGGGGCACTCGCAAGCGCTGCTGCCGCCCTCTCGCGAGCACATCTTTGGCACTGACGCCATTGGGCGTGACCTCTTCGCCCGTGTGGTCTACGGCACCCGCCACTCCCTCGCAGGTGCGCTGATTGCGGTTGCCGTGGGCCTGACAGTGGGCACCTTGATCGGCCTGATCGCCGGAACCCAAGGCGGCGTCATCGATACCTTACTGATGCGTGGAGTCGACGTGTTGCTCGCCATCCCCGCACTGTTGCTGTCGCTGTCGGTGATCATCGTGTTGGGCTTCGGCACTATTAATTCCGCCATCGCCGTCGGTGTTACCAGCGTCGCGTTTTTCTCCCGCTTGGTGCGTACAGAAGTGCAACGCGTTACCCGCACCGACTACGTTGAGGCCGCCTATGGCAGTGGCGCTTCCAAGCTGGCGGTATTGACTCGCCACATTCTGCCGAACTCGCTGACCCCCGTGCTGGCCATGGCAGCGCTGCAGTTCGGCAACGCCATCCTGCAGATCAGTGTGCTCGGCTTCCTCGGTTACGGCACGCCCCCGCCTACTCCAGAATGGGGCCTGCTGATCGCAGATTCCCGCAACTACATCGCCACATCCTGGTGGCTCACCATCTTGCCCGGCGCCGTGATTGTCGCCGTAGTGCTATCCGCAAACCAACTGTCCTCCGCCTACCGAAAGGCCCTGTAA
- a CDS encoding ABC transporter permease, translated as MTQRILTRLAHTIAVLLAAFTLAFLLLSALPGDAVENRYANPELGLSPEQIQEIRDSLGADRPLIIQYLLSLKGFITGDFGVSVNSGTPVREMLAAALPGTLTLAASAFILALILAFAISSAAILSTRFGKKMRALPPLMASLPTFLVGIVLIQFVSFRLGLVPIIGASESQKLILPAVTLAIPIAAPIAQVLLRSLDDVAKQPFVDVVRARGASTWRLFAHNILPGAILPALTVAGLAFGELVGGAVVTEAVFGRAGVGNMTVGAVSNRDTPVLLAIVVLAATIYVLINAAVDALQPIVDPRLRKAAK; from the coding sequence ATGACACAACGCATCCTCACCCGCCTAGCCCACACCATCGCAGTGCTGCTGGCAGCCTTCACCCTAGCCTTCCTCCTACTATCCGCACTCCCCGGCGATGCAGTAGAAAACCGCTACGCGAACCCAGAACTAGGACTCAGCCCTGAGCAAATCCAAGAAATCCGCGACAGCCTCGGCGCCGACCGGCCCCTGATCATCCAATACCTCCTCAGCCTCAAAGGCTTCATCACCGGGGACTTCGGCGTCTCCGTCAACTCCGGAACCCCCGTGCGCGAAATGCTCGCCGCAGCGCTACCCGGTACCTTAACCCTCGCGGCGTCAGCATTCATCCTCGCACTCATCCTCGCCTTCGCAATCTCCAGCGCCGCCATCCTATCCACCCGCTTCGGCAAGAAAATGCGGGCACTGCCACCTCTGATGGCTTCGCTACCAACATTCCTGGTGGGCATCGTGCTCATCCAATTTGTTTCCTTCCGCCTGGGACTGGTGCCCATCATCGGCGCAAGCGAAAGCCAAAAACTCATTCTGCCGGCCGTCACCCTGGCCATCCCCATCGCCGCCCCCATCGCACAAGTGCTGCTGCGCAGCCTCGATGACGTCGCGAAACAACCCTTCGTCGACGTCGTGCGTGCCCGCGGAGCCAGCACCTGGCGACTCTTCGCACACAACATCCTGCCCGGCGCGATCCTGCCTGCACTGACTGTCGCCGGATTGGCTTTCGGCGAGCTCGTCGGTGGGGCAGTGGTCACCGAAGCCGTGTTCGGTCGGGCAGGGGTGGGAAACATGACTGTTGGCGCCGTGTCCAACCGCGACACCCCAGTGCTGCTGGCGATCGTCGTGCTGGCGGCAACCATCTACGTCCTCATTAACGCTGCAGTCGACGCGCTGCAGCCGATCGTTGATCCCCGACTGCGGAAGGCCGCGAAATGA
- a CDS encoding TIGR04028 family ABC transporter substrate-binding protein: protein MAHTTQRIPRLTRAIIAALGAATLATSLVACAHADGREHGTVTYLEQAFFTNLYPPTAGYYPNGGVVNNITDRLLYQDPDTLELSPWIAEELPEVNADSTQYTFRIRRGVTYSDGTPLDADNVKRNFDLFGLGDKNRTLTVSEQINNYDHAEVLEPYTVRFYFHAPSPGFAQATSTMNSGLLANATLDGTADTFSPGHATEVIGSGPFVITHENLGKELTLTRREDYNWAPKVSEHQGPANIDAVTITLAGEDAVREGALVSGQADIARTIAAPSEKHLKAAKVDIVAHGTNGVNNSLNLRFRTPILQDDTVREALSLAVDRQEINTTLYSDSYPIATGVLAHTTAGYIDQSDKLRYDPDHARELLDNAGWIPGPDGIRVKDGQRLSFTTNHANVQPRSKELIEKIQEQFRRIGADLQLYPGDQAAQNAAVKDPTLIQIHHTMVGRADYDVIKSQYFSTNRNSLLNYDPTDGSLGDPELEQLLQQVASSPTQQQRAEASAQAQRLLIDKHYTIPLFEEPQVFGVAPGISGFHTEAVGRPTFYDLTID from the coding sequence ATGGCCCACACCACCCAGCGGATACCCCGCCTCACCAGAGCAATCATCGCAGCCCTCGGGGCAGCAACCTTAGCCACCAGCCTTGTCGCGTGCGCACACGCAGACGGTCGCGAACACGGCACCGTCACCTACCTAGAACAAGCATTCTTCACCAACCTCTACCCGCCCACCGCCGGCTACTACCCCAACGGCGGAGTGGTCAACAACATCACCGACCGGCTGCTCTACCAAGACCCAGACACCCTAGAACTATCCCCCTGGATCGCCGAAGAACTACCGGAAGTCAACGCCGACAGCACCCAATACACCTTCCGTATCCGACGCGGCGTCACCTATTCCGACGGCACCCCACTGGACGCAGACAACGTCAAACGCAACTTCGACCTCTTCGGCCTCGGCGACAAAAACCGCACCCTCACCGTCTCCGAACAAATCAACAACTACGACCACGCAGAAGTCCTCGAACCCTACACCGTGCGTTTTTACTTCCATGCACCCAGCCCAGGGTTCGCCCAAGCAACCTCCACCATGAACTCCGGGCTGCTCGCCAACGCCACCCTCGACGGCACAGCCGACACATTCTCCCCCGGACACGCCACCGAAGTCATCGGCTCCGGCCCCTTCGTCATCACCCACGAAAACCTCGGCAAAGAACTCACCCTCACCCGCCGCGAAGACTACAACTGGGCGCCAAAAGTCAGCGAACACCAAGGCCCAGCCAACATTGACGCCGTCACCATCACCCTCGCAGGCGAAGACGCCGTTCGCGAAGGCGCACTAGTATCCGGCCAAGCAGATATTGCCCGCACCATCGCAGCACCCAGCGAAAAACACCTGAAAGCCGCCAAAGTGGACATCGTCGCCCACGGCACCAACGGCGTCAACAACAGCCTCAACCTGCGCTTCCGAACCCCCATCCTCCAAGACGACACCGTGCGCGAAGCATTAAGCCTCGCCGTCGACCGACAAGAAATCAACACCACCCTCTACTCCGACAGCTACCCCATCGCCACCGGCGTCCTCGCCCACACCACCGCCGGATACATCGACCAAAGCGACAAACTACGCTACGACCCCGACCACGCCCGCGAACTACTCGACAACGCCGGCTGGATCCCAGGCCCCGACGGCATCCGAGTCAAAGACGGCCAACGGCTGAGCTTCACAACCAACCACGCCAACGTCCAACCCCGCAGCAAAGAACTCATCGAAAAAATACAAGAACAATTCCGCCGAATCGGCGCAGACCTACAGCTCTACCCCGGAGACCAAGCCGCACAAAACGCCGCAGTCAAAGACCCCACCCTCATCCAAATCCACCACACCATGGTCGGACGCGCCGACTACGACGTCATCAAAAGCCAATACTTCTCCACCAACCGCAACAGCCTCCTAAACTACGACCCCACTGACGGCAGCCTCGGAGACCCAGAACTAGAACAACTACTCCAACAAGTCGCAAGCTCACCAACCCAACAGCAACGCGCTGAAGCAAGCGCCCAAGCCCAACGCCTACTAATCGACAAGCACTACACCATCCCCCTGTTTGAAGAACCCCAAGTCTTCGGCGTCGCCCCCGGCATCAGCGGATTCCACACCGAAGCCGTAGGCCGCCCCACCTTCTACGACCTCACCATCGACTAG
- a CDS encoding FAD/NAD(P)-binding protein — MAHTPPHADAPAIALIGMGPRGVSTLERIIATHEATNAHSPLHIHVIDPWEVGAGEIWRPDQTPLVCMNTLAGAVTLYTEPDATITGPVRPGPTMYQWIVGVRTGLYQAELPPHLREELHHTRPESHPSRALYGAYIRWVYQHIPLPDGVTITEHHARATSITAAGDTRDVITLDDGSTITADATVYAPGWIPNTHQAPAGARRWIGPGNPIDQDLDAINPGDNLLIRGLGMGFFDAVTLLTQGRGGRFDHGRYIPSGKEPHIRVTSRRGYPFLPKSEYEALPPQAPLRRMKAAIADHADAERVDFSTTLFPAIIKDAYEAYYRALERITPGALAIPIEQIIARIDAAGVRSIAGVTDTATPDSAFLPWALDGVTVDPADQWNHLVEIDPLAEFDGDTEQLQAFIHERLATDVLDAARGTMSARKAALWTISACRKPAAVFGEQGRYTLESSRGDFATLMDFGQMVGSGPPAFRTRELLALTEAGVVSFVLPQNAAVAIEQADVVLDAFLPSPDIHRSADPLIAGLRADGRLQPFAYDGVSTASPDVDPRTRLLAGDPRVHLIGIPTHAQYADTTISPMPGTDPTMLRETDAAARSALAVAYGHDWQA; from the coding sequence GTGGCACACACACCCCCACATGCCGACGCTCCCGCAATCGCACTGATCGGCATGGGCCCCCGCGGCGTCAGCACCCTCGAACGCATCATCGCCACCCACGAGGCCACAAACGCCCACTCCCCCCTACACATCCACGTCATCGACCCCTGGGAGGTCGGCGCGGGCGAAATCTGGCGCCCCGACCAAACACCACTGGTCTGCATGAACACCCTCGCCGGCGCCGTCACCCTCTACACAGAACCCGACGCCACCATCACCGGCCCCGTCCGCCCCGGCCCCACCATGTACCAATGGATCGTCGGCGTGCGCACCGGCCTCTACCAGGCAGAACTACCACCACACCTCCGCGAAGAGCTCCACCACACAAGGCCCGAATCCCATCCCTCCCGCGCGCTCTACGGCGCCTACATCCGCTGGGTATACCAGCACATTCCCCTACCCGACGGCGTCACCATCACCGAACACCACGCGCGCGCCACATCCATCACCGCCGCCGGCGACACACGCGACGTCATCACCCTTGACGATGGCAGCACAATCACCGCAGACGCGACCGTCTACGCACCCGGATGGATCCCCAACACCCACCAGGCCCCAGCAGGCGCCCGGCGTTGGATCGGCCCCGGCAACCCCATCGACCAAGACCTCGACGCGATCAACCCCGGCGACAACCTGCTGATCCGCGGACTCGGCATGGGCTTTTTCGACGCAGTCACGCTGCTCACCCAAGGCCGAGGCGGCCGCTTCGACCACGGCCGATACATCCCCAGCGGCAAAGAACCACACATCCGTGTCACCTCGCGCCGCGGGTATCCCTTCCTGCCGAAATCCGAATACGAGGCCCTGCCACCGCAAGCCCCACTGCGACGCATGAAGGCCGCAATCGCAGACCACGCCGATGCCGAACGCGTCGATTTTTCCACCACCCTGTTTCCCGCCATCATCAAAGACGCCTACGAGGCCTACTACCGGGCGCTCGAACGGATCACTCCCGGCGCGTTAGCTATCCCGATTGAACAAATCATCGCGCGTATTGACGCCGCGGGGGTTCGCAGCATCGCTGGCGTTACGGATACAGCCACGCCGGATAGCGCGTTTCTTCCTTGGGCGCTAGATGGGGTGACCGTCGATCCCGCTGACCAGTGGAATCACCTGGTGGAGATCGATCCGCTGGCGGAATTCGACGGTGACACTGAACAGCTGCAGGCTTTCATACACGAGCGGCTTGCCACCGACGTGCTGGACGCCGCGCGGGGAACCATGAGCGCACGCAAGGCTGCGTTGTGGACCATCAGCGCCTGCCGCAAACCGGCAGCAGTTTTCGGCGAACAAGGCCGATACACGCTTGAGTCGAGCCGTGGGGACTTCGCCACCCTCATGGACTTTGGGCAGATGGTGGGCTCTGGACCACCGGCGTTCCGCACACGGGAATTGCTTGCCCTCACCGAGGCAGGCGTGGTCAGCTTCGTACTCCCCCAGAATGCTGCTGTCGCGATTGAACAGGCCGATGTGGTGCTAGATGCATTCCTGCCCTCACCGGACATCCACCGCAGCGCCGACCCCCTGATCGCCGGTTTGCGAGCCGACGGCAGGCTGCAACCTTTTGCCTACGACGGCGTCAGCACTGCCTCCCCCGATGTGGATCCCCGCACGCGCCTGCTTGCGGGCGATCCGCGTGTGCACCTGATCGGCATCCCCACCCATGCGCAGTACGCCGACACCACCATTTCCCCCATGCCCGGCACCGACCCCACGATGCTGCGCGAAACAGATGCGGCCGCGCGCAGCGCCCTAGCGGTTGCGTACGGACACGATTGGCAAGCTTAG
- a CDS encoding cystathionine gamma-synthase — protein MGFNTDAIHAGYHPDSTFGAINPPIYASTTFAQNGLNELRGGFEYTRCGNPTIRVLEDTVAALESAAHCRAFSSGMAATDCFFRSVLTPGSHLVMGNDVYGGTFRLIDSVYQQWGVSYTVVDTSDTHAVAEAIQDNTALVWLETPTNPLLGISDVAGIAEHTQARGVILGVDNTFASPYLQKPLELGANVVLHSTTKYLGGHSDVVGGVVATNNPEIDEQLLFYQGGVGPIPSVFDCYLTIRGIKTLGVRMERHCDNAEAIARQLDQSPLVKQVLYPGLDSHPGHEVAARQMRRFGGMISARFHSEEAARAFCLGTRTICLAESLGGVESLVEHPASMTHQSANGSQLEVPRDLVRISIGIEDLEDLSVDIERALEAVAKA, from the coding sequence ATGGGATTCAATACAGACGCCATCCACGCCGGCTACCACCCGGACTCCACATTCGGAGCTATCAACCCCCCGATCTACGCTTCGACGACCTTCGCCCAAAACGGGCTTAATGAACTGCGCGGCGGTTTTGAATACACCCGCTGCGGTAACCCCACCATCCGCGTCCTAGAAGACACGGTCGCAGCACTGGAATCCGCTGCGCACTGTCGCGCATTTTCCTCCGGCATGGCCGCAACGGATTGCTTCTTCCGCTCGGTGTTAACCCCAGGATCTCACCTGGTGATGGGCAACGACGTCTACGGCGGCACCTTCCGCCTCATCGACTCTGTCTATCAGCAGTGGGGGGTGAGCTACACCGTGGTGGATACCAGCGACACCCACGCCGTCGCCGAGGCCATCCAGGACAACACCGCACTCGTCTGGTTGGAAACCCCCACCAATCCTTTGCTGGGAATTAGTGACGTCGCGGGGATCGCTGAACACACGCAGGCCCGCGGCGTCATCTTGGGTGTGGACAATACGTTTGCAAGCCCCTACCTGCAGAAACCGCTGGAATTGGGGGCGAACGTTGTGCTGCATTCCACCACCAAGTACCTGGGTGGGCATTCGGATGTTGTCGGTGGTGTGGTGGCCACCAATAATCCCGAAATCGATGAGCAGTTGCTGTTCTATCAAGGTGGGGTGGGTCCGATCCCGTCAGTGTTCGACTGTTATTTAACGATCCGCGGTATCAAGACCCTGGGTGTGCGCATGGAGCGCCACTGCGATAATGCAGAGGCCATCGCGCGGCAACTCGACCAATCCCCGCTGGTCAAACAGGTCCTTTACCCCGGGCTCGACAGTCACCCTGGCCACGAGGTTGCCGCACGCCAGATGCGACGCTTCGGCGGGATGATTTCTGCGCGTTTCCATTCTGAAGAAGCCGCCCGCGCCTTCTGTTTGGGCACCCGCACCATTTGTTTGGCGGAGTCTTTGGGTGGGGTGGAGTCCTTGGTGGAGCATCCCGCGTCGATGACGCACCAGTCCGCTAATGGAAGCCAGTTGGAGGTTCCGCGTGACCTCGTCCGGATTTCCATTGGTATTGAAGACCTCGAGGACTTGAGCGTCGATATCGAGCGAGCCCTCGAGGCCGTAGCCAAGGCCTAA
- a CDS encoding mechanosensitive ion channel family protein, whose amino-acid sequence MTVHDIIHNSLIDRAVEHLPQIALTIVIAIVVSTILRRLIGRATNRAIKKNPTETRRDARLKTLASVGKSTVSIVVWAWATLTVLGTIGIDVRPLIASAGVAGVALGFGAQSLVKDFLTGIFMLVEDQYGVGDWIDVGDASGTVEHVSLRTTTIRDSDGTLWFVRNGEITRVGNFSREYAIARVEIPLSLSTDISAASQTILDAATAAAGDQLKGKIIGSPTLDGVSTVSTDHLTIRVKATTKPGAQWEVQRGLMGAIMPALEAAELKTPYPHGIGITGVY is encoded by the coding sequence ATGACTGTGCACGACATCATCCACAACAGCCTGATCGACCGCGCCGTCGAGCACTTACCCCAAATCGCCCTGACCATAGTCATCGCCATCGTCGTCTCCACCATCCTGCGGAGGCTCATCGGACGCGCAACCAACCGGGCGATTAAGAAGAACCCCACCGAAACCCGCCGCGACGCCCGCCTCAAAACACTCGCCAGCGTTGGCAAATCCACCGTCTCCATCGTCGTATGGGCATGGGCCACCCTGACGGTCCTCGGAACCATCGGCATCGATGTCCGCCCGCTCATAGCCTCTGCAGGCGTCGCCGGTGTCGCTCTCGGCTTCGGCGCCCAATCACTGGTCAAAGACTTCCTCACCGGTATCTTCATGCTTGTCGAAGACCAATACGGCGTCGGCGACTGGATCGACGTCGGCGATGCCTCCGGCACCGTCGAGCACGTCTCGCTGCGCACCACAACCATCCGCGACTCCGACGGAACCCTCTGGTTCGTCCGCAACGGAGAAATCACCCGGGTCGGCAACTTCAGCCGCGAATACGCCATTGCCCGGGTCGAAATCCCCCTGAGCCTATCGACCGACATTTCCGCCGCGTCCCAAACCATCCTGGACGCCGCCACCGCAGCAGCCGGAGACCAACTCAAAGGAAAGATCATCGGCTCTCCCACTCTCGACGGTGTCTCCACCGTGTCCACCGACCACCTCACCATCCGTGTCAAAGCCACCACCAAGCCCGGCGCGCAATGGGAGGTCCAGCGCGGACTCATGGGTGCCATCATGCCCGCGCTTGAAGCCGCAGAACTCAAAACCCCCTATCCCCATGGCATCGGCATCACCGGGGTATATTAA
- a CDS encoding globin, which yields MTTFYEAIGGEDTFTQVVHEFYKRVKEDALIGPMYPHDDWEGAEDRLRWFLAQYWGGPQTFSEHRGHPRLRMRHHPFSIGEAERDRWLDMMHEAMDTIPKEQLDDAHRAAMWEHMVKVANILINRIDLPDPSQNQ from the coding sequence ATGACCACTTTCTACGAGGCCATCGGCGGAGAAGACACATTCACCCAGGTAGTGCACGAATTCTACAAGCGTGTAAAGGAAGACGCCCTGATCGGCCCCATGTATCCCCACGACGATTGGGAAGGCGCCGAAGATCGCCTGCGCTGGTTCCTCGCGCAATACTGGGGCGGGCCGCAAACCTTCAGCGAGCACCGCGGCCACCCACGGCTGCGCATGCGGCATCACCCGTTTTCTATCGGCGAGGCAGAGCGCGACCGGTGGCTGGACATGATGCACGAAGCAATGGACACCATCCCTAAAGAGCAGCTTGATGATGCCCACCGCGCCGCCATGTGGGAGCACATGGTGAAGGTTGCCAACATACTGATCAACCGCATCGACCTTCCTGACCCTTCACAAAATCAGTAG
- a CDS encoding acyl-CoA thioesterase, whose protein sequence is MSTEDNTNTSAQVHTTRIPVRWSDFDRFNHLNNVSYIEVAQEARTAFAQDEFAARGLPIPAVFVRRTEVDYFRPILPDTTAVEIDTTVVQIGTTSFTTHQSIKDRNGTVCCTVDCVQIAVDLATSSPRAITKHELGVLTQVADSAVINEATSADDSAEASADD, encoded by the coding sequence GTGTCTACTGAGGACAACACCAACACCAGCGCACAAGTGCACACCACCCGCATCCCCGTGCGTTGGTCTGACTTCGACCGCTTCAACCACCTCAACAACGTGTCCTACATCGAGGTAGCGCAGGAGGCCCGCACAGCATTTGCGCAGGACGAATTCGCCGCACGTGGCCTTCCCATCCCGGCGGTGTTCGTGCGCCGCACCGAGGTCGACTACTTCCGACCGATCCTCCCAGACACAACGGCCGTAGAAATCGACACCACCGTGGTGCAGATCGGCACAACCAGCTTCACCACCCACCAAAGCATCAAGGACCGTAACGGTACCGTGTGCTGCACCGTGGACTGCGTCCAGATCGCCGTCGACCTCGCAACCTCTAGCCCGCGGGCCATCACCAAACATGAACTTGGTGTGCTCACCCAGGTTGCTGATAGCGCGGTAATCAACGAAGCAACGTCTGCAGACGACTCCGCCGAAGCCTCAGCCGACGACTAG
- a CDS encoding cytochrome c oxidase assembly protein gives MSRSTTVKPTWPLYLLFFLVAGIVGATISWGFLSESLEALGIPDPGPLTTAGLPFFRSGALMLMCLSVGSFYFAAFLTSPTPSEGAGIVQAPLRVDGALASRTGGIAALCTSLIALLLVPMYLSDVSGEPLSQALQPANWSVALNQVSTSLAWLWVAIIAAITGVGGLAARRWGSQPLLVLSSLGMLVPLGLEGHSATGGDHDYGTNSYLWHLFFMALWVGGLIALIAHGMRKGPDMATAVRRYSGLALVSALAMTASGLINAAIRIHLSDWLTTGYGLLITAKFVGVIILALFGFYHRKITIPKLDRQPALFRRVAIVEVAIMAAIAGIAVSLGRTPPPPPRSADINTMDVELGYKLFVAPTLSNVFTMWRFDIVFGTLAIVLAALYLRGVIILKRRGESWPLSRTLWFMGGCLMLLITMCSGIGMYMPALFSMHMVGHMILSMGVPVFWVLGGPLTLALRSIDASEPHQWVEALIDNPLIRMLTIPWVNTIQFVVFFYGLYLEPLYTTAISEHAGHLGMNVLFLLSGTIYFWELIGIDPLPGRGGPMGRIVWLTGSLPFHMFFGVALMQMQLILGLDFYSILGLPWSPDLLRDQNAGGGIAWASGQFPLVIVYAVLLREFYRDDRRQQKAYDKHAEDTGDEDLEAYNQMLADISAGKDTFRQL, from the coding sequence ATGAGTCGAAGCACCACAGTGAAGCCAACCTGGCCGCTGTACCTCCTGTTCTTCCTAGTCGCGGGAATCGTCGGAGCCACCATATCCTGGGGTTTCCTATCTGAATCCCTCGAAGCACTCGGAATCCCCGACCCCGGGCCGCTCACCACAGCCGGTCTTCCTTTCTTCCGCTCCGGGGCACTGATGCTCATGTGCCTGTCCGTCGGTAGCTTCTACTTCGCAGCATTCCTCACCTCCCCGACCCCCTCAGAAGGCGCTGGCATCGTCCAAGCCCCCTTGCGAGTCGACGGAGCTCTAGCATCGCGAACCGGCGGCATCGCTGCGCTGTGCACCTCGCTGATCGCTCTGCTACTAGTTCCGATGTACCTGTCGGATGTGTCCGGAGAGCCACTGTCACAGGCACTCCAACCAGCGAACTGGTCAGTTGCGTTGAACCAGGTCTCAACCTCACTGGCGTGGCTATGGGTTGCCATCATCGCAGCGATAACCGGAGTGGGCGGTCTCGCTGCCCGCCGCTGGGGTTCCCAACCACTACTCGTCTTAAGCTCACTGGGCATGCTGGTCCCCCTCGGGCTCGAAGGACACTCGGCGACAGGTGGCGACCACGACTACGGCACCAACTCCTACCTGTGGCACCTATTCTTCATGGCACTCTGGGTCGGCGGATTAATAGCACTCATCGCCCACGGCATGCGTAAAGGCCCCGACATGGCCACAGCTGTGCGCCGTTACAGTGGACTCGCCCTAGTCTCTGCGCTTGCTATGACAGCATCCGGCCTGATTAATGCCGCTATCCGTATCCATCTATCTGACTGGCTCACCACCGGCTACGGCTTGCTGATCACCGCCAAGTTCGTTGGTGTCATCATCCTCGCCCTCTTCGGTTTCTACCACCGGAAAATCACCATCCCCAAGCTAGACAGACAGCCAGCGCTCTTCCGCCGCGTAGCCATCGTCGAGGTAGCGATCATGGCAGCCATCGCCGGCATCGCAGTCTCCCTCGGCCGCACTCCCCCGCCCCCACCCCGCAGCGCCGATATCAACACCATGGACGTCGAACTGGGCTACAAACTCTTCGTTGCACCAACCCTAAGCAACGTGTTCACCATGTGGCGCTTCGACATCGTCTTCGGCACCCTCGCAATCGTCCTCGCCGCCCTGTACCTCCGCGGCGTCATCATCCTTAAACGACGGGGAGAATCCTGGCCACTGTCACGCACCCTGTGGTTCATGGGCGGCTGCCTCATGCTGTTGATCACCATGTGCTCCGGTATCGGAATGTACATGCCCGCATTGTTCTCAATGCACATGGTTGGGCACATGATCCTATCCATGGGCGTGCCGGTGTTCTGGGTGCTTGGCGGCCCACTCACCCTCGCGCTGCGCAGCATAGATGCCAGCGAGCCACACCAGTGGGTCGAAGCACTGATCGACAATCCGCTCATCCGCATGCTCACCATCCCGTGGGTTAACACCATCCAATTTGTGGTGTTCTTCTACGGGCTCTACCTGGAGCCGCTATATACCACCGCTATCTCTGAACACGCCGGCCACCTGGGCATGAACGTATTGTTCCTTCTGTCCGGAACAATCTACTTCTGGGAACTCATCGGCATCGACCCGCTGCCCGGCCGCGGAGGCCCCATGGGGCGCATAGTGTGGCTCACCGGTTCACTCCCCTTCCACATGTTCTTCGGTGTCGCCCTGATGCAGATGCAGCTCATCCTCGGCCTGGACTTCTACTCGATCCTTGGGCTGCCGTGGTCACCCGACCTGCTGCGGGACCAGAACGCCGGCGGAGGTATCGCCTGGGCATCCGGCCAATTCCCCCTCGTCATCGTGTATGCCGTCTTGCTGCGTGAGTTCTACCGCGACGATCGCCGCCAACAGAAGGCCTACGACAAGCACGCAGAAGACACCGGCGACGAAGACCTCGAGGCCTACAACCAAATGCTGGCCGACATAAGCGCCGGAAAAGACACCTTCCGCCAGCTCTAG
- the cmtR gene encoding Cd(II)/Pb(II)-sensing metalloregulatory transcriptional regulator CmtR: protein MLTISSRLDVMNRLGRAMADPTRSRILLTLLGGPAYPAALARELELTRSNVSNHLTCLRDCGIVVAEPQGRKTRYEIVDAHLVQALNSLLDTTLAADENAPCIDSACDVPGCATGEGNR, encoded by the coding sequence ATGCTGACTATTTCTTCGCGCTTGGACGTGATGAACCGATTGGGTCGGGCGATGGCCGATCCCACCCGATCTCGTATTCTCCTGACCCTGCTGGGCGGCCCGGCCTACCCGGCCGCTCTCGCCCGGGAGCTGGAACTGACGCGGTCAAATGTGTCGAACCACCTCACTTGCCTACGGGACTGCGGAATTGTGGTCGCCGAACCGCAGGGGCGGAAGACCCGCTACGAGATTGTCGACGCCCATCTTGTCCAGGCGCTGAACTCACTGCTGGATACCACTCTGGCTGCCGACGAGAATGCCCCATGTATTGACTCGGCATGTGACGTGCCCGGGTGCGCCACCGGAGAGGGGAACAGGTAA